The DNA region CTCCAAAAGCTAGCTCCTGATCTCCTCTGCTGCTGCAGCAAGAAATCCTTTTACTATTCTGACTACCACACTAGTAGCAGTTCTAGTCCACAATGACCAGGGGCTCGTCGGAGGTAGCGCCCCTGGAGGTGACCTCCTCCGGCAGGCCCCCGCGGAGCACCTGCACCCGGAACACAATCTCCATCTCCTGGTTGTTGTTCTTGGCTTCACCTTTGGATTCAGTGCCCACGAACTCGAAGACGCAGGCGTCCCCAACCCGCAGTCGGTTGTCAACGGCGAAGTCTCTCCACTCCGCGCCGAGCTTCTTGCACTTGAGGTCGCCGCAGTAGCTCATCGCCCACGACCTGCCGCGGCAGTGGAGGACAGCGGCCACGCGCGCCTCCGGGAGGTGACGGAGGAAGCGAATGGGGATGGTCTGGCAACAAGAACAACGGAGGCATTGATCGGTTATTAGTAGAAGAGATCATTCTTTGAGCTGCATTTCGATTGGGCATAGTGATGCATTTTATTGCCTGCGTACCAGCTGAAATGACTTCTGAACTTGAGACCTGGACATGACGATGGTGAAGAAGGGGTGGTTGCCGGAGAGAGGGGTGACCTCCCAATCATCGTCCgcagccggcggcggcagcagtgGCGAGTCCTTCTCGGAGGGCTCCATCTTTGGTTTGATGCCGGCCTCAAGCTGCTTCGACGGACAAGCAGGGGTCTGCATCTCATCTGGCAAGGATCAATGTGGGAACAAACATGAACTGGTTGCAAGCGCAAGGATGATATGAGCTCTTGGTTTCCTTTGGAGATTTCGATTCACAAAGATTGTTATCTGTATActagaaagaaaaagagtaaCAACAAACTAAAATCTTCCTCATTTATTTTCCCATCTTTTTAAAATGTTGGTTTGGGTTCTTCGTttccagaagaaaaaaaaatcaatattttgtGATCAACATTCAACAAgatggtgaaaaaaaaaaaaaagaaatcttgAGATGCTGCTCCAGACTGCGTTTCCCTTGGATCAAACA from Phragmites australis chromosome 8, lpPhrAust1.1, whole genome shotgun sequence includes:
- the LOC133927830 gene encoding B3 domain-containing protein Os06g0112300-like isoform X2, which codes for MEPSEKDSPLLPPPAADDDWEVTPLSGNHPFFTIVMSRSQVQKSFQLTIPIRFLRHLPEARVAAVLHCRGRSWAMSYCGDLKCKKLGAEWRDFAVDNRLRVGDACVFEFVGTESKGEAKNNNQEMEIVFRVQVLRGGLPEEVTSRGATSDEPLVIVD
- the LOC133927830 gene encoding B3 domain-containing protein Os06g0112300-like isoform X1 produces the protein MQTPACPSKQLEAGIKPKMEPSEKDSPLLPPPAADDDWEVTPLSGNHPFFTIVMSRSQVQKSFQLTIPIRFLRHLPEARVAAVLHCRGRSWAMSYCGDLKCKKLGAEWRDFAVDNRLRVGDACVFEFVGTESKGEAKNNNQEMEIVFRVQVLRGGLPEEVTSRGATSDEPLVIVD